A DNA window from Ostrea edulis chromosome 5, xbOstEdul1.1, whole genome shotgun sequence contains the following coding sequences:
- the LOC125652430 gene encoding uncharacterized protein LOC125652430, giving the protein MYMSSVALAFLLGCVCQGLAKDNIVIEDHLLKPLPTATLWRKPCCPRRNSMSIDLTRGVFIGKVEGVSTPTFTTSPSANMECGVMADLTAKFQNVSDCLSDWQQCVSFPTCGQRMLRIDMFLGKRRRGYMFNVGDSPSNDGWGGDYGDTKHDAEIMGYYPRILGYKSDFCKTEKTEWLNTLLAPGVTRVTMFAANNYVRIKNDQGFEMKECHKCGFALNGQDPNDSANTLYMAFNNMIRGTHRKGYGVCHVRIRWECPDC; this is encoded by the exons ATGTATATGTCATCAGTGGCCTTGGCCTTTTTGTTGGGCTGTGTCTGCCAAGGACTGGCAAAGGACAATATTG TCATTGAAGATCATCTTTTGAAACCTTTACCCACGGCCACGTTATGGAGGAAACCTTGCTGCCCAAGACGTAACAGCATGTCCATTGATCTCACGAGGGGGGTTTTCATAGGAAAAGTGGAAGGTGTATCTACACCTACATTTACAACCTCACCGTCAGCAAACATGGAGTGTGGAGTAATGGCTGATCTCACAGCTAAATTCCAAAACGTTTCTGACTGCCTGTCTGATTGGCAACAGTGTGTTTCCTTCCCCACGTGTGGACAGCGCATGCTCAGAATCGACATGTTTCTGGGAAAACGACGGAGGGGTTACATGTTCAACGTGGGAGATAGCCCTAGCAACGATGGTTGGG GTGGCGATTATGGAGATACGAAACATGATGCTGAAATCATGGGATACTATCCTAGGATCTTGGGATACAAGTCGGATTTTTGCAAAACAGAGAAAACTGAATGGTTAAACACCCTTTTGGCGCCAGGCGTTACACGAGTCACGATGTTTGCGGCCAACAATTACGTCAGGATCAAGAATGACCAGGGATTTGAGATGAAAGAATGTCACAAATGCGGTTTTGCTCTCAATGGACAGGACCCCAACGATAGCGCCAACACTTTGTACATGGCATTCAACAACATGATCAGGGGAACTCACCGAAAGGGGTATGGGGTGTGTCACGTCAGAATCCGCTGGGAATGTCCAGATTGTTAG
- the LOC125652429 gene encoding uncharacterized protein LOC125652429, giving the protein MHISSVVLAFLLGCVCQGLAKENGIIDDHLLKPLPTATLWRKPCCPRRNSMSIDLTRGVFTGKVEGVSTPTFTPSPSASVECGVMADLTAKFQNVSDCLSDWQQCVSFPTCGQRMLRIDMFLGKRRRGYMFNVGDSPSNDGWGGDYGDTKHDAEIMGYYPRILGYKSDFCKTEKTEWLNTLLAPGVTRVTMFAANNYIRIKNDQGFEMKECHKCGFALNGQDPNDSANTLYMAFNNMIRGTHRKGYGVCHVRIRWECPDC; this is encoded by the exons ATGCACATCTCATCAGTGGTCTTGGCTTTTTTATTAGGTTGTGTCTGTCAAGGACTAGCAAAGGAAAATGGAA TAATTGATGATCATCTTTTGAAACCTTTGCCCACGGCCACGTTATGGAGGAAACCTTGCTGCCCAAGACGTAACAGCATGTCCATTGATCTCACGAGGGGGGTTTTCACAGGAAAAGTGGAAGGTGTATCTACACCTACATTTACACCCTCACCGTCAGCAAGCGTAGAGTGTGGAGTAATGGCTGATCTCACAGCTAAATTCCAAAACGTTTCTGACTGCCTGTCTGATTGGCAACAGTGTGTTTCCTTCCCCACGTGTGGACAGCGCATGCTCAGAATCGACATGTTTCTGGGAAAACGACGGAGGGGTTACATGTTCAACGTGGGAGATAGCCCTAGCAACGATGGTTGGG GTGGTGATTATGGAGATACGAAACATGATGCTGAAATCATGGGATACTATCCTAGGATCTTGGgatataagtcggatttttgcaAAACAGAGAAAACTGAATGGTTAAACACCCTTTTGGCGCCAGGTGTTACACGAGTCACGATGTTTGCGGCCAACAATTACATCAGGATCAAGAATGACCAGGGATTTGAGATGAAAGAATGTCACAAATGCGGCTTTGCTCTCAATGGACAGGACCCCAACGATAGCGCCAACACTTTGTACATGGCATTCAACAACATGATCAGGGGAACTCACCGAAAGGGGTATGGGGTGTGTCACGTCAGAATCCGCTGGGAATGTCCGGATTGTTAG